A stretch of Colletotrichum lupini chromosome 2, complete sequence DNA encodes these proteins:
- a CDS encoding oxidoreductase, protein MGESTQKKRYAIVGTGGRSGFFYTAIAKDYSSTSVIVGLCDTNQTRMNYANSRLKELGHGEVPTYIAANFDQMIKDTKPDEVIVTTIDRTHNIYIVRAMELGCNVVTEKPMTIDAPRCREIFSAVERTGQKVRVTFNYRYAPHNTKIFEIIKSGAIGKVTSVHFEWMLNENHGADYFRRWHRDKRNSGGLLVHKSTHHFDLVNFWLQTRPQTVYAQGDLKFYGRENAEARGVTKFYTRAHGSEAAKDDPFALQLDQNPQLKAMYLDAEHEDSYYRDQSVFGDGISIEDTMNLLIRYRNGAVMTYSLTAYAPWEGFRVNFNGTGGRLEVEVVEKSYVNSGGSQALEGAIEKRTMLLRPLFGPPQEIDLGEAKGAHGGGDLVLLADLFGEPVSDEYMRAASHIDGAASILTGIAANRSLATGQAVNVDDILVVPEK, encoded by the coding sequence ATGGGCGAGTCAACGCAAAAGAAGCGTTATGCCATCGTAGGCACCGGCGGCCGTTCGGGCTTCTTCTACACAGCCATCGCAAAGGACTACAGCAGCACTTCAGTCATCGTCGGTCTCTGCGACACGAACCAGACGCGCATGAACTATGCCAACTCAAGATTGAAAGAACTCGGCCACGGCGAGGTCCCGACCTACATCGCAGCCAACTTTGACCAGATGATCAAAGACACCAAGCCGGACGAGGTCATTGTCACAACAATTGACCGTACACACAACATCTACATCGTCAGAGCAATGGAGCTAGGCTGCAACGTCGTCACCGAGAAGCCAATGACCATCGACGCGCCGCGGTGCAGAGAGATCTTCTCGGCAGTCGAACGAACAGGCCAAAAGGTGCGCGTAACGTTCAACTACCGCTACGCGCCACACAACACAAAGATATTTGAGATTATCAAGTCAGGCGCCATTGGCAAGGTGACGAGCGTGCACTTTGAGTGGATGCTCAACGAGAACCATGGCGCCGACTATTTCCGCCGCTGGCATCGCGACAAGCGCAACTCGGGCGGCCTCCTTGTGCACAAGTCGACGCACCACTTTGACTTGGTCAATTTTTGGCTTCAGACGCGGCCGCAGACGGTATATGCCCAGGGCGACCTCAAGTTCTACGGACGAGAAAACGCCGAGGCGAGGGGCGTGACGAAGTTTTATACCAGGGCCCACGGGAGCGAAGCAGCCAAAGACGATCCCTTTGCACTGCAACTGGATCAGAACCCGCAGCTCAAGGCCATGTACCTCGACGCAGAGCACGAGGATAGTTACTACAGAGACCAGAGCGTGTTTGGCGATGGTATCAGCATCGAGGACACGATGAACCTGCTTATCCGATACCGCAACGGCGCGGTAATGACATACTCCCTCACAGCATACGCGCCGTGGGAGGGCTTCCGCGTCAACTTCAATGGCACGGGTGGTCGTCTCGAGGTCGAGGTTGTGGAGAAGAGCTACGTGAACTCTGGAGGTAGCCAAGCTTTGGAGGGCGCGATTGAGAAACGGACGATGCTGCTTAGGCCGCTCTTCGGACCGCCTCAGGAGATCGATCTGGGTGAGGCCAAGGGTGCTCACGGCGGTGGAGATCTTGTTCTGCTTGCGGATCTGTTTGGTGAGCCGGTGTCTGACGAGTACATGCGGGCGGCTAGTCATATTGATGGTGCCGCATCAATCTTGACTGGTATTGCTGCCAATCGGTCACTGGCAACTGGACAAGCTGTCAATGTCGACGACATCCTGGTGGTGCCCGAGAAATGA